The following nucleotide sequence is from Tistrella bauzanensis.
CGACGCAAGGTCGCCGCTTGGGACGACGACTTCCTCGCAAGCATCATCGCAGCTTAAAATTTTCACCCGATTCCCCTGCCCCCGCGACTCAACGATGCCGCACCCAAGAACTGGAGTTTTCCCCGTGTCCATAGCATCAGCCGGCCGGATCGCCGTCGACAGCCTTTTCGACGGCGGCAATGGTGATCTGGTCCGGATCGACGACAGCCTGCCCCGCGCCCGCGTCGATCTGGCGATCCGCACCGATGCCGGCTGCGATTTCCGGCAATGGTTCCATGTCCGCCTGTCGGGCATCCGCGGCCGGCCGGTGCAGGTCCGGATCCTGAACGCCGGCACCTGCACCTATCCGCGGGGCTTCGACGGTTATCGGCCGGTCATCTCGACCGATCGCCAGCGCTGGACACGGGTGCGGGGCGCGTTCGACGGCATGGTGCTCAGCTTCGATCTGGATGTTGATGCCGATCAGGTGGATGTCGCCTATTTCGCGCCCTACGACCTGTCGCGCCATGCCGATCTGGTGGCGCGGATCGGCAGCCGGCCGGGAGTGGAGCGGCTGCGGCTGGGCGCCACGGTCGACGGCCGGCCGCTCGACGCGCTGAAAATCGGCGGCGTCGATACCGGCCGGCCGGTCTGCTGGATCATCGGCCGCCAACATCCGGGCGAGACCATGGCCAGTTGGTGGATGGAGGGCGCGCTGGAGCGGTTGACCGATCCGGGCGACGCGGTGGCGAGCCGCCTGCGCAGCGCCGCCAGCTTCGTCTTCGTGCCAAACATGAACCCCGATGGCAGCGCACGCGGCCATCTGCGCGCCAATGCCGCCGGCGCCAATCTGAACCGCGAATGGCTGGCCCCAACTCTGGCACGCAGCCCCGAAGTCGCGGCCGTGCGCCAGGCGATGATCGACACCGGCGTCGCCTTCTGCCTGGACGTACATGGCGACGAGGCACTGCCCCACAATTTCATCGCCGGCTTCGAGGGCATTCCCGATCTCCGCCCGGGCCAGCTCGACCTTCTGGCCGATTACCGCGACCGGCTCGACCGGATCTCGCCCGATTTCCAGACCCGCGCCGGCTATCCGCCCGCCCGGCCCCAGACCGGGAACCTCACCGTCTGCACCAACTGGGTCGCCAACACCTTCGGCACCCTGGCGATGACCCTGGAACAGCCGTTCAAGGACTGCGTGGAGGCGCCCGATGCCCAGCGCGGCTGGTCGCCGGATGGCTGCCGCCGCCTGGCCGGCGCCTGCCTCGACGCCCTCGCCGGCATGACCGACCGCCTTACCACAGGACACGCCGCCTGATGTTTCTCACAGTCCATGGCATCAAGACCTGCGATACCTGCCGCAAGGCGCTGAAGGCGCTGGAACAGGCCGGTATCGCCCACCGGTCGCGCGATCTGCGCACCCAGCCGCTGAAGCCCGAAGAAGCCGCGCGCTGGCTGAACCAGATGGGCGCGGACCGGCTGATCAACCGCCGCTCCACCACCTGGCGCGGCCTTGCCGAGAGCGATCGCGCGATCGCCGACGGCGATGACGCCGCCGCCATCGCCGCCCTGCTCGCCCGCGAGGTGACGCTGATCAAACGGCCGGTGTTCACCGACGAGGATGGCGACGACCGGGTGGTGGCGCTGGGCTTCGATGCGCCGGCGAAAGCCGCTATCGGCCTGACATCATGATGCGGCCCTGACATCATGATACGGCCCTGACATCATGATACGGCCCTGACGTCATGACCCGTTCCCGGCACCTGATCGCCTTAACCGCGGTCATCCGTCAGGGCCGGCCCGGCGAGGATCAGGGCCAGGTCTGCGTGCAGCGCGTCGTCGCGTATGCGCGGCAGAAGTGCGGTCAGGCGGCGGCGCAGCATGTGCCGTCCGGCCCCCGTGGCCGCGGCCGATGGCGCACCGCCCAATGCGACGATATGCCGGTGCAGTGTCCTGGCCGCCCATGCGTCATCGTCCCGCCCTATGTCGGTGCCCACCGCCGACAGCAGATCGGTCAGCGCCGCCACGATCTCGTCGCGGGGCGCATAGCCCATATATACATCGTCAGCCTCGCGCATCGCACAGGGCGCGGAACTGAGATCGACAGGGTCGTCGCCATTCGGCGCCGCCGGAACCACAGGCTTGCTCATCGTCGCCTCTCCATGGCGACAGTGTAGCTCTGGAGGGGGCGGTCAAGCCAGCGCCTGCAGATCCGCGCGCAAACGGTCGGCATCCGCGCCGGCAAGCTGCGCCTCCACCGCCGCATGGGTCTTCTCCCACACCGGCACCGCGTCGGCCAGAACGGCCCGGCCTGCGGCAGTCAGCGACAGAAGGCGGCTGCGGCGGTCGTCGGGGTCCACCGACACCGCCACCAGACCGCGACGTTCCAGCGGTTTCAGATTGGCGGTCAGGGTGCTGTGATCCATCGCCAGCAGGCTGGCGACCTGGCCCTTGTTGGGCGGTGTCGGCCGGTTCAGCGACATCAGCAGCGAGAACTGGCCACTGGTCAGCTCCAGATGGCGCAGCGCGTCGTCGAAGCGCCGGGCCAGCGCCCGCGCCGCGCGCTGGACATGCAGGCACAGGCAGCTGTCGCGGACCAGAAGCGTGGTTTCGAAGGGAACGATCGCGGGTTTTGACATCGGCCGATAATGTTGATATCAAGGTAAAAAATCAAGCAGAATATGTGGCGGAACAGCCACTCTCTGCCATCATCGGAGGATACCCCATGCACACCGAACCCGGAACCGGCCATCTGTGGCTGCAGCGCCTGATCGGTAGCTGGCAGTTCACCGCCGACTGCTCGATGGGGCCGGACAAGCCGCGCGAGACGTTCAATGGCAGCGAGACCGTCCGGTCGCTGGGCGGGTTGTGGATCATCGGCGAGGGCCAGGGCGAGATGCCGGGCGGCGGCATCGGCCATACCATCCTGACCCTTGGCTTCGACCCCGCCACCGGCCGGTATCCCGGCACCTGGATCGGATCGATGATGAGCCATCTGTGGCTCTATGACGGCAGCATGGATCCCGAGGGCAAGGTGCTGACCCTGGCGTCAGAGGGACCGAGCTTCGCGGGGGATGGCAGCATGGCCCGCTATCAGGACGTCATCACCCTGGCCAGCGATGACGAACGCATCCTCACCTCGCGCGTCCAGATGCCCGATGGCGGCTGGCAGGAATTCATGACCGCCACCTATCGCCGCACCGCCTGAGCGGCGGGCATGTCGGCCGGCGCCGGTGACGGCAGGCAGACGATCGCCGCCGCCACCAGATTGACCGCGACACTGGCCAGGATCGGCACCAGATAGCTGTGGCTGATGTCGTAGACATAGCCGGCGGCCGTGGGGCCGATCAGGGTGCCCAGGGCGACGCTGGTATACAGAATGCCGATCAGCCCGCTGACATTGCGGCTGCCGAAACTGTCCATCACCACCGCCGGCAGAACCGCGACCCAGCCGCCATAGAACACGCCATAGAGCAGCGCGAACACCGCCAGCGACGCGAGGCCACCCGCCACGGCCCACACCATCTGGGCCGCCGCCATGCCGATGAACATCGCGATCAGCGCCCGGCGCCGGCCGATCCGGTCGGCGATGCCGCCCAGGCAGAACCGCCCCGCCGTGCTGCCGACACCGATCGCGCCCAGCAGCAGAACCGCCGTCGACGGCTGCACCCCATGATCGATCGCACAGGGCACCAGATGCACGAAGGGCACGAAGACGCCGAAGGCGCAGATCAGCCCGGCCGCATACAGGATGATGAAGCGCCGCGACCGGATGGCCACGGCCACAGGGATGCCGGGCACGGGGCCGCCCATCGCCGCCGCCTGCGGTGGATCGCCATCGGGGCCGAGGCCACGGTCGCGCGGATCGTTCTCGATCAGCAAGGCCGTGGCGCCGCCGATCACCACCACCAGCGCACCCATCGCCAGATAGGCGTCGCGCCAGCCCAGCGCCGCGATCAGCAGCGCGGCCAGCGGCGGCATCACCAGCGTGCCCACACCAATTCCGCTGACGGCGATACCCGAGGCGAAGCCGCGCCTGCGGCTGAACCAGCGCTGCACGGCGCCCACCGCCGGCACATAGGAACAGCCGACCCCCAGCCCCACCCCCAGCCCATAGGCCAGATAGACCTCGGTCAAGCTCCGGGCGAGACCGGCCATCGCCAGCCCGGCGCCGGTCAGCACCATGCCCGCCAGCACCAGACGCCGCGAGCCGAAGCGATCGGCCAGCGGCCCGGTGATCACGCCCAGGCCGAAATAGAGGAAACCGGCCAGCGAAAACACCAGCGAGACCGACCCGCGCGACGCGGCGAAATCGGTCTGCATGGCGTCGACGAAGGCACTGAAGCTATAGGCGGCGCCGAACCCCATGAAGGTTGCGGCGAAGGCGCCGGCAACCACGAACCAGCCGTGGAAGGGGCGACGGGGGGAAGCTTGTCGCGTCATCTCGGTCCATCGGGAGCAGGCGGCATCGAGAGTTGGGGGACGGGTCGGGACGGTTCCCGCCAAAGGAGCCGTTCCAGGCCGATGCGCCATCACCCAGCATTCCACGGAACCGACTGCGATGCCATCAGACAGATGTCATGGCACGGGATCATCCCCGCCGGCTATCCGCCAGCGGTCAGCACAAGAACAGAACGATGAGCGACACCACACCCGTGCCCACGAACCCTCGGCCCATGGCCCCGCTCACCGGGGTTATCGCCTATCTCAATCTGGAGGGGGCCAGCGACGCCTCGGCCTTCTATCAGCGCGCCTTCGGCGCCCGCGAGGTCTTCCGGATGCCGGCCGAGGACGGTATCCGGCTGATGCATTGCCATGTCGAGATCAATGGCGGGCCGCTGATGTTCAGCGACTGTTTCCCGGAAATGGGCGTGGCGCGGCAGGCATCCGACAGCCACACCCTGCATCTGGTGGTCGATGATATGGATGCCTGGTGGCGGCGGGCGGTGGATGCCGGCTGCGAGATCACCATGCCACTGGCCCTGCAATTCTGGGGCGATCGCTTCGGCAAGCTGAGCGACCCGTTCGGCGTGAACTGGTCGCTCAGCGCCCCCGACTCGACGGACGATACCGGCTCGACGGACGATACCGGTTCAGCCGGTGATGCCGGCTGAACCGGGCGTCCCGTCATCCGGCGCTACGCCCTCAGGCAAGCCTGACCAGTTGTTTGCCGAAATTGCCGCCCGACATCATCCGCACGAAGGCTTCAGGCATACGCTCGAAGCCTTCGAGCACATCTTCCCTGAAGGTGATCTGGCCGGCCCTGTGCCAGGCGGCGATGCGCGCCATCGCCGCCTCGCGCAGATGCCACCAGTCGAACACCACTAGCCCATGAATCGAGGCGCGGGTGACGATCATCCGCGCGCTGGCGCGCAGGCCGATATCCTGCTCCGGCGGCTGGTCGACCACGGCGATACGGCCGCAGATCACCACCCGGGCGTGGGTGGCCAGTTGCGCCATGGCCGCGTCGTGGATCGGCCCGCCGGTGTTGTCGAAGAACACGTTCACGCCATCCGGGCAGGCGGCCCGGAGATCGGCGCCGAGATCGGTACTGGTGCGGTAGTTGATCCCGGCCTCATAGCCGATCGACCGGCACCAGTCGAGCTTGTCCTGCGAACTGGCGATCGCCACCGGCCGCGCGCCGCACAGTTTCGCGATCTGCCCGACCATCTGCCCCACGGCCCCCGATGCCGCCGAGACCAGCACGGTGTCGCCGGGCTTCGGCCGCGCCAGTTCCAGCAGCCCGACATAGGCCGTCAGCCCCGGCATGCCCAGCCACGACAAGGCCGCCTGTGGCGGTGCCAGACCCGCATCGACCTTGTTCGCCCGTGCGGCCCCCGGCAGATCGGGGCTCAGCACGGCGTATTCCTGCCAGCCGAAGGCCATGCTCTCGACCAGATCGCCCACCGCCCAGCCGGGATGATTCGATGCGATCACCGCGCCAACGCCGCCGCCCTGCATCACCCCGCCCACGGCGACGCCCTGGGTGTAATTGCCCGCGGCACTGATCCGCCCGCGCATATAGGGG
It contains:
- a CDS encoding VOC family protein, with protein sequence MAPLTGVIAYLNLEGASDASAFYQRAFGAREVFRMPAEDGIRLMHCHVEINGGPLMFSDCFPEMGVARQASDSHTLHLVVDDMDAWWRRAVDAGCEITMPLALQFWGDRFGKLSDPFGVNWSLSAPDSTDDTGSTDDTGSAGDAG
- a CDS encoding DUF1579 domain-containing protein yields the protein MHTEPGTGHLWLQRLIGSWQFTADCSMGPDKPRETFNGSETVRSLGGLWIIGEGQGEMPGGGIGHTILTLGFDPATGRYPGTWIGSMMSHLWLYDGSMDPEGKVLTLASEGPSFAGDGSMARYQDVITLASDDERILTSRVQMPDGGWQEFMTATYRRTA
- a CDS encoding M14 family metallopeptidase; this translates as MSIASAGRIAVDSLFDGGNGDLVRIDDSLPRARVDLAIRTDAGCDFRQWFHVRLSGIRGRPVQVRILNAGTCTYPRGFDGYRPVISTDRQRWTRVRGAFDGMVLSFDLDVDADQVDVAYFAPYDLSRHADLVARIGSRPGVERLRLGATVDGRPLDALKIGGVDTGRPVCWIIGRQHPGETMASWWMEGALERLTDPGDAVASRLRSAASFVFVPNMNPDGSARGHLRANAAGANLNREWLAPTLARSPEVAAVRQAMIDTGVAFCLDVHGDEALPHNFIAGFEGIPDLRPGQLDLLADYRDRLDRISPDFQTRAGYPPARPQTGNLTVCTNWVANTFGTLAMTLEQPFKDCVEAPDAQRGWSPDGCRRLAGACLDALAGMTDRLTTGHAA
- a CDS encoding MarR family winged helix-turn-helix transcriptional regulator — protein: MSKPAIVPFETTLLVRDSCLCLHVQRAARALARRFDDALRHLELTSGQFSLLMSLNRPTPPNKGQVASLLAMDHSTLTANLKPLERRGLVAVSVDPDDRRSRLLSLTAAGRAVLADAVPVWEKTHAAVEAQLAGADADRLRADLQALA
- a CDS encoding ArsC/Spx/MgsR family protein yields the protein MFLTVHGIKTCDTCRKALKALEQAGIAHRSRDLRTQPLKPEEAARWLNQMGADRLINRRSTTWRGLAESDRAIADGDDAAAIAALLAREVTLIKRPVFTDEDGDDRVVALGFDAPAKAAIGLTS
- a CDS encoding NADP-dependent oxidoreductase, whose product is MTNRQWLLAAHPTGPATTDTWRMVETPMPEPGPGQILVRTLWLSLDPYMRGRISAAGNYTQGVAVGGVMQGGGVGAVIASNHPGWAVGDLVESMAFGWQEYAVLSPDLPGAARANKVDAGLAPPQAALSWLGMPGLTAYVGLLELARPKPGDTVLVSAASGAVGQMVGQIAKLCGARPVAIASSQDKLDWCRSIGYEAGINYRTSTDLGADLRAACPDGVNVFFDNTGGPIHDAAMAQLATHARVVICGRIAVVDQPPEQDIGLRASARMIVTRASIHGLVVFDWWHLREAAMARIAAWHRAGQITFREDVLEGFERMPEAFVRMMSGGNFGKQLVRLA
- a CDS encoding MFS transporter — translated: MTRQASPRRPFHGWFVVAGAFAATFMGFGAAYSFSAFVDAMQTDFAASRGSVSLVFSLAGFLYFGLGVITGPLADRFGSRRLVLAGMVLTGAGLAMAGLARSLTEVYLAYGLGVGLGVGCSYVPAVGAVQRWFSRRRGFASGIAVSGIGVGTLVMPPLAALLIAALGWRDAYLAMGALVVVIGGATALLIENDPRDRGLGPDGDPPQAAAMGGPVPGIPVAVAIRSRRFIILYAAGLICAFGVFVPFVHLVPCAIDHGVQPSTAVLLLGAIGVGSTAGRFCLGGIADRIGRRRALIAMFIGMAAAQMVWAVAGGLASLAVFALLYGVFYGGWVAVLPAVVMDSFGSRNVSGLIGILYTSVALGTLIGPTAAGYVYDISHSYLVPILASVAVNLVAAAIVCLPSPAPADMPAAQAVRR